GCCGGTGGGTTCGGCATGGGGGCCGTGCGCGCTGCGCGGGCCGCCCTCGCGGGAGGGGCGAGCGAGCTCGGCGTCGCGACCTGCTCCGAGGCGATCGAACTGCGTCGTGCGGGAATCACGGCGCCGATCCTCGCGTGGGTGCTGCACGAGGACGCCCCGATCGCCGAGGCTCTGAGCTGCGGCATCCGGCTGGCGCCGTCCTCTCCCGCACAGGTCCGCCACATCGCGGCAGTCGCGGCACAGCAGCAGGTCATCGCAGAGCTGGAACTGGAGGTGGAGACGGGAATGCACCGCTCCGGGTGCCCGCAGACGCACTGGCAGGAGCTCTTCCGTGCGGCCGCCGACGCCGACTCGGTGCAGGTGCTGGGTCTGTGGACTCACCTGGCCGGCACAATCTCGGAGCACTTCGATGAGCCGTTGGAGTGTCTGGCAGAAGCGGCGGCGCTCGCTGAACGGAGCGGTCTGCGCCCACGGCTGCATGCAGCTGCCTCGGTCGCCGCGACCGTCGATCCGCGCACCCGGCTCGACCTGGTGCGTCTCGGTGCGAGCCTGTTCGGCATCGAGCCGGTGCGAGACAGACCGCTCGGGCTGAATGCCGTCGCGCGCTGGGAGACGCGGGTCTCGCAGGTGCGCGACGTGGCTGTCGGCGAGGTGGTCGGCTACGACCGGGTGGTGCTGGATCATCCTTCTCGCCTGGCGCTGCTCCCCGTCGGCTACGCCGACGGCATCCTCGTCGCGCAGCGCTGGCCGATGGCCGCGGGATGACGGTCATGGTGGCAGGACGCCGTTGTCCCATCGTCGGTGCCGTCTCGATGGATCAGACGGTCATCGATGTCGGTGACTTCCCGGTCGAACGGGGTGATCTCGTCACGATCCTCGGCGATCCTCGGCAGGGTGAACCGGGGCTCGCTGAGTGGGCGCAGGCGCTGCGCACGATCCCGCAGGAAGTGCTCACCGGCATCGGCTCCCGCGTCGCGCGTGGGGAGGCGAGCGCGTGAGCCGGGTGATCGTGCTCTCCGGCGGCGAGAGCACCGAGTACGAGGTCTCACTCGCCTCCGGCGCGGAGGTCGCCGAGTCGCTGGCCGCCCGGCACGACGTGCTGCCCGTGCGCATCGATCGCTCCGGCGGCTGGCATCCGGACGATCAGCCCGATGCGATGAGCCCACACGACGTGCTCGACGGACTGCATCCCGAGGACGTCGTCTTCCCGGTGCTGCACGGCGGGTGGGGCGAGGACGGCGGGCTTCAGAGCGTGCTCGAAGAGCGCGGCATCCGATTCGTCGGGTGCGGCAGCGCGGCGTGCCGCATCGGCATGTCCAAACTCGCGACAGCACGCGTCTCGGCGCAGCGCGGCGTGCGCACGATCCCGGTCCGCGTGCTGCATCGCGAGGAATTCCGTGCCGAGCCCGACGTGCTCACCGCGTCGCTCGCACGGGCGGCGGAATGGCCCCTCATCGTCAAGCCCGACGAGGGCGGCTCCAGCATCGGGGTGTCGCTGGTCTCCTCCCGTGTGGAACTGCGCCGCGCCCTGGATGAGGCGTTCCAGCTCGATGCGACCGTGCTGCTGCAGCCGCTGGTGAGCGGAGCAGAGGTCAGCATCGGGGTGTGGACGGATGCCGATGGGCAGGTGCGGGTCACCGGCGGCTCCCTCGTCCATCTGCCGGATGAGCCGGGCACCTTCTTCACCTACGACCACAAGTACTCCGGCGCAGGAGGGTGGCTGGAGATCCCCGCCGCATTCCCGCCCGACGCGCTCGCCGCACTGCAGGACGCCGCCCGAAAGGTCGCGCTGGCCGTGGGTGCGGAGGCGGTCGCGCGGGTGGACTTCTTCCTCACCGATCAGGGCGTGGTGCTCAACGAGATCAACACGATGCCCGGCCTGCGCCGACACTCGCACTTCCCGCGCCTCGTCGCCGACACCGGCACCGGATATGACGACCTGCTGGACGCCCTCGTCGGCCGGGCACTCCGGGGTCAGTGGACGCCGAGGTAGTCCTCGAGCGTCGCGGGGTTGGCGGTGAGCAGCGGCTCGTGCACGGGTTCGTCCGGGAACTCGCTCGCTTCGAAGAACCAGCGGCGTGAGGCCGGCATGCCCCACAGCTGGGCACGGCGGGGGTTCGAGACATCCCAGCGGATCGGGGGCGTCTCCAGGTCGATGAACTGGTAGTGGGTGTTGAACAGCTCGACCCGGTGCTGGTCGGGGTCGCGCAGGTAGAGGAACAGCGCGTTGCTGATGCCGTGGCGGCCGGGGCCGCGGTCGATCTCGTCGCCGAACCCCAGGGCCCCGGCGACGTCGGCGGCATGGATGAGCGAAGAGCCATCAGGCACGGCGTACGCGAAGTGGTGCAGGCGCGGCCCGCGGCCGTTCGTGAAGACGAGATCGTGGGTGTTGCCCTTGACCTCCATCCACGTGCCCCACAGCTCGTCGGTGTCGTCCTTGGCGGTGTACTCCGACATCCGCATGCCCAGTCCGGTCCAGAAGTCGGTCGCGGACTGCACGTCGTGCGTGACGCACTGGTAGTGATCCAGGCGCTGCGGTGCGCCGGCGACGAACTCGTCGTAGTGCTGCATCCTGCGGGGCACGACGTCCATCGACGAGGTGAGCTCCATGCGCGTGCCGACGGCGTCGCGGAACTGGATCGTCGGCCCCTGATGGTCGCGCTCCACCCGCTGGTGCTCGATGTCGTTCTCCTTGAAGAACTTCTCGGCGGCGACGATGTCGTCGTCGGTGCGCACCCGCAGTCCGACGTGCAGGGCCTTCGCCTCGGGCGCGAGCTCGAGCACGAGGCTGTGGTGCGCGGCCTCCTCGAGCCCGCGCAGATAGATCGCATCGCTGGTCTCCTCGGTGACGACGAGCCCGATGACGTCACGGTAGAAGTCGCGACTGCGGGCGAGGTCGGTCACCGAGATGGCGACGTGGCTGGAACGGGTGAGCGTGAACGCGGGGTTGTTATTCGTGACCGGGAGCATGCGAACAGCGTGACATCCGGATGCCGACAGCGGAACTACCGGTTCGCTCTCGCTCCCATACAGGACGTGTATGGGCACGCGTGTCGCAGGCTATTGTGTGTATATGGAGCTGCGGCATCTGCGGTACTTCGCGGCCGTCGTCGAGGCGGGCTCGCTCACCGCCGCGGCCGAGCGGCTGCACATGTCGCAACCACCGCTGAGCGTCGCGATCGGCAAACTCGAGGCGGAACTCGGCGTCGGCCTGCTGGTGCGTACCTCTCGCGGAGTAGAGCCGACCAGCGCGGGGCGCTATCTGCTCGATGCATCGACCCGCGTGCTGGGCGAGGTCGATGACATCACCACGGCGCTCCGGCGATTCGGCGCCGGGCTCGCGGGATCCCTGCGTGTCGCCGCCGTCCCCGTGCTCATGTGGCATCGCGTTCCGACGATGCTCCGGCAGTTCGCCGCGGATGCGCCGGATGTCGAGGTCAGCCTGATCGACCCGCCGCCGTGGACGGCGATCGACATGCTGCACGATCGCAGCGTCGATGTGGCGGCGATCATGGTGGCCGACGCCGAGCGCTTCGCGCAGCGGCACGGCGACACGATGGACATCGTGGACTGGGGCCCCGTTCCGCTGGTCGCCGCCCTCCCACCGGATGAGCGGGAAGCTCCGGATCCACTGCCGCTGGGGTGGTTCGGCGATCGCACCCTGGTGCTGCCGCAGCGGACGGCGGCCGTTCCCAGCCTGCCCGAGGCGGTGGATGCCGCCTTCCGGCAGCATCACATCTCACCGGGCGCCGTGCGCACCGTCGATACGATTCAGACCAGCATCCCGCTCGTCGAAGCGGGGATGGCCGCAGCGATCCTTCCCGACCCGGACGGGCGGAGCCTGCGCCGCTTCGATCTCACGGTGCGCGCGCTGGACCGGCCGCCTTCGCCACTGCGGGCGCTCGTCCTGACTCGGGCGGGATCGGGGCGAAGCGGAGTTCTCGCGAGACTCCTCGCACGCATCGACGCGTCCTATCCCTAAATCGCGTGCGATCGCATGTAGGATTATTGAGCATAAGGAGGCATCGTGGCCGAAGCGAAGATCAGCAAGGCGGAACAGGCGTACGCGATTCTGCGACGCGGGATCATGGACGGTACCTATGGGCCGGGCCAGCGGCTCGTGATCGACCAGCTCGGCCGTGAGCACGGCATCAGCTCGGTACCGTGGCGGGAGTCGCTGCGTCGGCTCGAGGCCGAGGGCTGGGTCGACATCGTCCCGAACGCGGGCGCCGTGGTCAAGACCGTCGAGCTGGACTCCTGGCAGCGCACCATGGGCCTCCTGGCCCGGCTCGAAGGCTACGCGACGGCGCTCTCGGCGCCGCAGATGAGCGCGGAGCTGATCGCCGAGGCGCGCGACCTCAACAAGCGGATGGGAGAGGCGCTGGCCGACTTCGACCCGCAGCAGTTCGGCAAGCTCAACCGAACCTTCCACGAGCTGCTCTGCTCGCAGTCCGAGGATCCCCGCCTGAACGATCTCGTGCACGCCGAGTGGACGCGTCTGGATCTGATCCGCCGCACCGCCTTCTGGTACGCCCCGGGACGGGCGCTGGCGTCACTGGCCGAGCACGATGAGATCCTCAACCTCATCGAAAGCGGTGCGGACGCCGACCTCATCGAGACCTCTGTGCGCGAGCACGAGATCAGCACCCTGAAGGCCGTCGCCAAGCACGAAGAGGAACGCGAGGCCGAGGAGGCCGCCCGCACGCACCGCTGAGCCGAGGCGGACGCGCTCAGTCCGCCGGCTCGGCGAGGATCGCCTGCAGATCGCACTGCACGAGGGTCGCGCCGTCGAAGCGGGCCGCCATCACCTGCCGAGCGGGACGGCTCTCGGCATCCGGGAACATCGCGATCCACTCCCGGTTGAGCGCCGCACGGTCGCGGTAGCGGCCCTCCTCCAGCCACACCGTCACTTTGACGATGTCATCTGTCGTCCCGCCTGCTGCGTCCAGCAGCTCGCGCACGTGCGCGAAGATGTTGGCGACCTGCGTGTCGAGATCTGCGGGCATCTCCCTGCTTGCCGGATCCCGCCCGGTCAGCACCCCGGAGACGAGGTGCTGACCGATCAGGCTCGCCGCGGGAACCGGGTTCTCATGCCCGAACCCGGCGATGACGATGCTCCTGCGACGCGGCATCCGCTGCTCGATGGTCATCGCGCGTCGACGACGCGGTTCTCGATGGCGCCCAGACCCTCGATCTCGGCCCGGACGACGTCGCCCGGCACGAGCCAGTTCTGCGTCGGCGCGCCGATGCCCGAGGGTGTGCCGGTGGCGAGGATGTCGCCCGGCTGCAGGGTCATCACCTGGCTGAGGTAAGCGATCTGCTCGTAGATGTCGTAGATCATGTCGCTGGTGTCGGCGCTCTGGCGCACCTCGCCGTTCACCGTCAGGGTGAGCTGCAGCTTCAGCGGGTCATCGATCTCGTCATCGGTGGTCAGCCACGGGCCGATCGGCCCGTGCGTGTCGAAGGACTTGCCGAGCGTGAACGTCGGTGAGAGCTTTGCCAGCCAGTCGCGGATCGACACGTCGTTGACGACGAGATAGCCGGCGATGTGGTCGCGGGCCTGCTCCGCCGACACGTTCCGCGCCGGCCTGCCGATCACGACGCCCAGCTCGATCTCATAGTCGAGCTGCTCCGAGACGACGGGGCGCTCGACGTCGCCGAAGGGGTCGTTGATGCACGAGACCTGCTTGTTGAACCACATCTGGCTGGTCGGGATCGGGATGCTGGCCTGTCGCGCCTCCTCGGCGTGCGCAGCGTAGTTCATGCCGATGCCGAGGAACTTCTGCGGGTCGTCGATGGGTGCGAGCAGGGTGACCTCGGCGAGCGCGTGGCGGTCGCCGTCGGCGGAGCGGATGCTGTCGCCCAGCGTGGTCAGCTCGCCGATCAGCGTCCGCATCGACGTGCCGACTCCGGGGATGCCGGAGAGGTCGACGATCTCGTCGCCGTCCACGCGGCCGATGCGCACCGCGCCGTCACCGGTGCGGAATCGTGCGAGCTTCATGCCTTCTCCTCCTGTGCGGCCTCGCTGGGCAGTTTTCCCCACGCCTGTTCGCCGTAGGGGGTCATCTGGAAGCTCACGAAGCGCCAACGGCCGTCCTCGCCACGATGCAGCACCTGCGTGACCACACCGTCGACCGTGCGCTCGCCCCTCCGGGGGCGTGCATGCGGTTCACGATGCCGCCGGTGATCACGGCCGTGTCGCCGAACACGCGCACGTGCAGATCCTGCCGGGTGATCTCGATGTACGCGCGGCGCACCGCGACATGTTCCAGCAGCAGCTGCTTGGTGTGCACCAGTCCGGGGGCGTGGATGTGGACGAGCGAGTCGTCGAAGAGCTCGCTCAGCGCGTCGAGGTCGCCGGTGATGAGCGCCTCCTGCCGGCGCGTCTCCACCGCGAGGATCTCCGCCTCGAGCTGTGCGGACGGGGTGCTCATGCCGTGACCTCCTCCGAGTTCTCGAGCCAGGTGCGGAACCCGGTCGCCTCGCCGGCGTCGTGGCCCGGGCGGGGTGCACCGACCAGTGCGTGGTACCTGCTGAAGATCTCGTCGGCCTCGGCCAGCGGCAGCACCGTCTCGATATCGTCGAACGGCTTGCCGTCGGTGCGCTCGGCGACCATGCGCCGGATGACCTCGTAGCCCTCGCCGCGCATGTTGTCGGTAATGCGGTTGACGATCTCGCGGCGTGCTGCATCGAACTCTACGAATGCCGTGGCCGGATCGCCGTGTTCGATGAGCTTCTCGGTGAGCACGCGTGCATCGAGCATGGCCTGGGTGATCCCGTTGCCGCCGCGGGGGTACATGGCGTGGGCGGCGTCGCCCAGCAGCACGACGCGGCCGTCGACCCAGGTGTCCAGCGGGAAGTGCCGGGTGAGCGGGAACAGGTACACCTCGCGGGCGTCCTGGATCAGCTGCTGCACGTCGAGGAAGGGCAGCTTCAGGGTGTCGAACGCCGGGATGATCTCCTCGGGGTCGGCGACCGCGTTCCAGTCCTCGACGGTCTCCTCGCCGTTGGTCTCGACGACCCAGTTGATCAGGTCGAGCCCGCTGTCCTCGAAGTTCTGCGCGATCGGGTAGATGATCATCGTCGAGATCCGGGGTCGCCCAGGTGCAGGATCGTGTGGCCGCCGCGGATGGGCTCGCGCAGGGTGGTGCCCCGCCACATCGTGATGCCCGAGAACTCGGGTTCGGCCTGGTTCGGATGCATCTGACGGCGCACCGCCGACTTGATGCCGTCCGCAGCGATCACGGCTTCGTGACGCACCTGCTGGGCGCCGCCGTCGCGGTTCTCGATGTCGAGGGTCACACCCTCGGCATCCTGCGCATAGCGCACGACCCGGGCGCCGAGCACGACGGCGTCATCGCCGAGGCGCTCGAGCACCGTGCGGTAGAGCATCATCTGCAGCAGTCCGCGATGCACGAATCGCTGCTCATGCAGATAGCCCATGTGCACACCGCACTTCTCGGCATAGATCTCTTGCCCGAAGTGGTTGTAGAAGATGGAGTCGACGGCCTCGACGGACATCGCACGGAACTGTTCGAGCAGCCCGAGCTCCTCGAACTCCTTAGTGCCGACCGTCTTGATGTCGACGCCGACGCCGAGGGGCTTCAGCTCGGCGACGGCCTCATAGATCGTGGGGCGGAAGCCCTGCTGATGCAGGCGCAGGGCCGTGACGAGTCCGCCGGGGCCGGCGCCGATGATCGCGATGTCGTGCATGTCTTCTCTTTCTTGTCGGCTAGGCGCCGGCGGTATCGGGGAACATCTCGTCGAGAGCCCGGACCGTCGACTGCCAGGCCCGCGCCGCATTGCGCGGGTGGTAGTCGAAGAGGTCGGGTCTCGGTGAGTCCTGGGAACGCAGGCTCGTGAAGGCGTGGGTGGTGTGGCTGTAGACGTCGATCTGCCAGTCTGCGTCGGCTGTGGTGAGGTCGTCCTCGAGCTGCCGGCGCTGCTCCTGCGTGGCCATCGGATCGATCGAACCGACGGCGACGTGCACCTGGATGCCGGATGCCGCCGCGGCGGACCAGTCGTGCCCGAGCAGGTCCAGACCGGGGTGGATGGCGATCACGCCGCGCGCGCGACCGCCGGTGCGCAGGAACTCCAGGGCGGACGATCCGCCGAAGCAGTAGCCGAGCAGCGCGATGCGCTCGGGGTCGATCTCGGGCTGCTCGGCGGCTGCGGCCACGGCCGCCGAGATGCGGGACTGCCATTCCGGGCGATCGCCGGCCATCGCGCCGATCAGCGGCCCGATCTCGGCCTGTGCGGTCGGTGTCGTCCGGTCTCCCCACACGTCGGCGGCGAAGACGACCAGGCCGCCGCCTGCGAGCTCGTCGGCGATGGCGATCATGTCCTCGCTGAGCCCGAAGGCGTCGTGGATGAGGAGCACTGCGGCCGATTCCACGGCATCCGTGGGGGACGCGAGCAGGCCGAGCATGGTGGTGTCACCGTGCCGGTAAGCGACATCGCGGCGCGTGATTCCGGGCATATTCCGCACTCCTCCTCGAATGTGAAACTGATCGTACGCAGAATCGCACACGATTTCAAGCGCGATGCGTTATGGTGGTGACACGGAGTTGCCGGAGAGCGCAAAGGAGAGCCTCATGACCAAGGTCGTCGACATCAACATCCACCACCTGCCCGAAGATCTCTTCTCGAACGAGAAGATCCTGAACGGCTTCCTGAACAGCGCCCCACGCGGATTCGGCGAGATCGCCACCGTCATCGAGATGGACAGCGGCAAGAAGCAGCTCGTCCTGGAGAAGCCGAAGGGCTACCCGAACCTCAACTACGTCGAGGGCGACTACTCCGCCGAGGCGAAGCTCGCAGCCATGGACGAGGCCGGGGTCGACTACGGCATCATGCGCGTGCCGGTCTGGCAGGAGTGGCTGGATCTGGAGACCTGCAAGGCCGTCAACGACAACGCCGCCGAAATCGTCAAGCGCTCGAACGGCCGGCTGTTCTCGACCGCCTGCGTTCCGCCGTGGGGTGGCAAGGAGAACATCTACGAGCTGGAGCGCAACGTCGGCGAGCTCGGCGCGGTGGGCGTGCAGTTGGCGTGCCATTACGGTCAGCTCTATCTCGACGACGAGGTGTTCCGCCCCTATCTCAAGGTCATCGAGAAGCTCGGCATCCCCGTCATCGCTCACCACACACCGCTGCCGGTGGAGTACAAGTCCGTGCTCGACTACACGAACCTGCGCCGTGAGTTCGGCCGCATCATCGACCAGGGGGTCGCGGTCGGGCGTGAGCTGTTCAGCCACATGTTCGATGAGATGCCCGGTCTGCGCTTCATCCACACGATGATGGGCGGCAACTGGTTCGCGAACACCGAGCTGCTCACTCCGCACGCGCCGGTGAAGAAGGAGGCCATGCAGCGCCTCGACGCCTCCGAGGGCGACAAGATCAAGCGATACCTCGATCAGAACATCTTCTTCGACATGACTCACCCGCACTCCTGGGGCAAGACCCAGGTCGAGGCGGCGCTGCAGGTCAACGGTGCCGACCACTACATGTTCGGCTCGTCCTTCCCGGTCTTCTACAGCTGGATGAGTCAGGGCGTCGAGTTCGTCAAGAACGAGCTCGAGATCAGCGAAGCAGATCGCGAAGCAGTGCTCTACGGCAATGCCAAGCGGATGTTCAACCTGCCGATCTGACCGCCTGACACGATCCGAAGATCCCGCCAGGAGCATGCCATGAGCGACCACTCCGCGCAGAACGACATCGACGACTTCTTCTCGACCGACCGCGTCGCCGGTCGTGAGGGCGCCGTCGAGCTCAGTGCGAAGAGCTACCGGGAGCACCTCATCGGTCTCGACGACCCGATGCTCGCAGACGTGCGCGGCATGGACTACGAGCAGTTCACCTCCGACCGTTACCGGGCGCCGTTCCTGCGCGAGCTGCTGGAGTACTGGAAGGGTCTGTACGACGAGCCGTTCGTGGGCATCACGACCGACGGCGAGCGCCGGGAGGGTCTGTACGCGCTTCCGGCGAGCGCCGACTCCGACACGGCGCCCGCGGACGCGGCATCCGCACTGCTGGATCTGCTCACGCCGGGACAGCGGGCGAAGCTCTGCTACCCGGTCGACGCCGCGGAGTGGCGTGGCTGGAGCAACCCGGAGTTCGTCTTCTTCCGGATCGGGCTCCGTCTCGAGGAGCAGAGCGACGAGGTCGTGCGCGCCGCGCTCGGCCTCGTCCGGGCGTCCCTGAGTCCTGCGGGCTACGAGCGCGTCACCGAGGCCATGGCGCTGAACGGCTACCTCGGCGAACTCGTCGACCTGCCGACGATCATGAACGACCGCAGCTACTGGTTCGCGTTGTACGGCACGCCGTCCTCCGGCGAGCCGTGGGGCTGGCAGCTGTTCGGGCACCACGTCGCCGTCCACTTCGTCTCGGTCGGCGGGCGGCACGTCATCGCGCCGGTGTTCCTCGGCGCTGAGCCCGCGCTGTCCGACGGTGAGCGGCCGCCGCTGTTCGAGGAGCGCGAGCAGCTCGCGATCGGTCTGGCACAGAGCCTGGATGCCGCACAGCGCCGTCATGCGGTCGTCTACCGATCCGTGCTGGATCCAGCCATGCCCGAGGGGCGGCTGCATCCGGCTGACGAACGGCATGTCGCCGGCGCGTTCCGCGACAACCGGATCATCCCCTATGAGGGGATTGCCGCATCGGAGCTCGGGGACGAGCAGTGGGCGGCGCTGCGCGCGATCGCAGAGGACTTCCTGCTGCTGCTGAAGGAGGGTCAGCGTGAGCTCGCGCTCGCCGAGTTCGATGCGCACCGCGAGGAGACCCACTTCAGCTGGTACGGCGCCACCGATGGCACGCAGCCGTTCTACTTCCGCATCCACAGTCCGGTGATCCTCGCCGAACTCGACCATCACGCCGGCGTCTGGCTGAACAACCGGCTGCCGGCCCGATTCCACGTCCACACCACGCTGCGCATGCCCAACGGCAACGATTATGGGCGTGCGCTGCGTGATCAATGGAAGATCGCACACGATCGACCTGGCCTTTAGGCGAAAGATCGCGTAGGATTTCACACACGATCCTACGGTCGTTCGCAGACACGTCCTGAACACCCACCCGAGATCCACAATCACCTTCCGGCACCGGCATCTCCGGAATCGGATGACGCAAGGAGGCGTCCCATGAAGAAGCACACTGTCACGAAGTTGTTGGCACCCGTCGGCATCGCCGGGCTGCTGCTCACCGGCTGCAGCGGAACCAGCCAGAACCCGGACGGCGACACCCCGTCGGCGGTCAGCGACACGCTGCGCGTGAACTGGGGCGGGTTCCCGGCGTCCTGGGAACCGGGCTCGCAGGCCATGGAGCCCGGGTACATGCGCGTGCCGTACGAGACGCTCGTGCTGCGCCAGAAGGACGGCACCATCCTGCCGAACCTGGCGACCGCATGGGAGTTCGGCGAGGGGACCAAGTCGCTCACGCTGACGCTCCGCGACGACGTCACCTTCCACGACGGCACTCCGTTCGACGCAGCGGCAGTCAAGGCCAATGTCGAGTACGTCCGCGATGTCGTCGGCGGCCAGTTCGGTGGGCCGCTCCACGCCATCACCGCGATCGATGTCGTCGACGACACCACCGTGAACTTCACCTTCTCCCGCCCGTTCAGCACCTTCCTCGACCTGCTCAGCCAGCGCAACCTGCCGATGGGTTCGCCTGCGGCGATCGCGGACGGCTCGATCAAGTCGGCACCGGTCGGCACCGGACCGTGGGCGTACGACGCCTCGGCCTCGATCACCGGCACCAAGATGGTGTTCACCGCGTTCGCCGACTACTGGGGCGACAAGCCCGGCTTCCCGAACATCGAGCTGTACGCGATCGCAGACCCGACGGCAGCGGCAGCGGCTGTGATCTCGGGCGACGTCGATGTGAGCGATGTCGAGGAGGAGGTGCTTCCCACCCTCGATGCGGCCGCGAACGTCGACACGTTCAATTACCCGGCGATCCGCAACAACGTGGTCTTCTTCGATCGCGGTGAGGGCGGCGTGTTCGCCGACGTGAAGGCGCGCCAGGCCTTCTGCTACGCCTTCGACGCGCAGTCCGCGGCCGACCTCACCGGCGGTCAGACGGCGACTCAGCACTTCATCGAGGGCGAGTTCGGGTACAACCCCGACATCACCGGCTACGAGACGAACATCGACAAGGCCAAGGCGCTCTGGGCGGAGCTGGGCAACCCGACCGTCAACGTCGACTGGCCTGCGGCGCCGTTCAACAAGCAGG
Above is a window of Microbacterium suwonense DNA encoding:
- a CDS encoding amidohydrolase family protein, translated to MTKVVDINIHHLPEDLFSNEKILNGFLNSAPRGFGEIATVIEMDSGKKQLVLEKPKGYPNLNYVEGDYSAEAKLAAMDEAGVDYGIMRVPVWQEWLDLETCKAVNDNAAEIVKRSNGRLFSTACVPPWGGKENIYELERNVGELGAVGVQLACHYGQLYLDDEVFRPYLKVIEKLGIPVIAHHTPLPVEYKSVLDYTNLRREFGRIIDQGVAVGRELFSHMFDEMPGLRFIHTMMGGNWFANTELLTPHAPVKKEAMQRLDASEGDKIKRYLDQNIFFDMTHPHSWGKTQVEAALQVNGADHYMFGSSFPVFYSWMSQGVEFVKNELEISEADREAVLYGNAKRMFNLPI
- a CDS encoding DUF3500 domain-containing protein, translating into MSDHSAQNDIDDFFSTDRVAGREGAVELSAKSYREHLIGLDDPMLADVRGMDYEQFTSDRYRAPFLRELLEYWKGLYDEPFVGITTDGERREGLYALPASADSDTAPADAASALLDLLTPGQRAKLCYPVDAAEWRGWSNPEFVFFRIGLRLEEQSDEVVRAALGLVRASLSPAGYERVTEAMALNGYLGELVDLPTIMNDRSYWFALYGTPSSGEPWGWQLFGHHVAVHFVSVGGRHVIAPVFLGAEPALSDGERPPLFEEREQLAIGLAQSLDAAQRRHAVVYRSVLDPAMPEGRLHPADERHVAGAFRDNRIIPYEGIAASELGDEQWAALRAIAEDFLLLLKEGQRELALAEFDAHREETHFSWYGATDGTQPFYFRIHSPVILAELDHHAGVWLNNRLPARFHVHTTLRMPNGNDYGRALRDQWKIAHDRPGL
- a CDS encoding ABC transporter substrate-binding protein; the protein is MKKHTVTKLLAPVGIAGLLLTGCSGTSQNPDGDTPSAVSDTLRVNWGGFPASWEPGSQAMEPGYMRVPYETLVLRQKDGTILPNLATAWEFGEGTKSLTLTLRDDVTFHDGTPFDAAAVKANVEYVRDVVGGQFGGPLHAITAIDVVDDTTVNFTFSRPFSTFLDLLSQRNLPMGSPAAIADGSIKSAPVGTGPWAYDASASITGTKMVFTAFADYWGDKPGFPNIELYAIADPTAAAAAVISGDVDVSDVEEEVLPTLDAAANVDTFNYPAIRNNVVFFDRGEGGVFADVKARQAFCYAFDAQSAADLTGGQTATQHFIEGEFGYNPDITGYETNIDKAKALWAELGNPTVNVDWPAAPFNKQEITVRAENANQLPNVNVTVQELSVPQFVSTWNSGQYPLGIGNHPQITPADWYGSWFSDTAPSNPSKTVSDELKALATDAQRAGSSPDAEQKWQAVLAEISDEALSCSHAIGVEQIAYNSDHVTDVQPAIQVWEQKLVDLKAIKPAN